The proteins below are encoded in one region of Bifidobacterium catenulatum DSM 16992 = JCM 1194 = LMG 11043:
- a CDS encoding alpha/beta fold hydrolase, with the protein MTLLSEYYVPGLHIEDRSIKVPLDWTGHEPGHGFDGESISLFYRVVTSPEHVHDDLPLLVFLQGGPGGSGPRPLGPSSDGWIEEAIKHFRVVLPDQRGTGRSSRVDTHVIEGMDGDGKAGAAFLKRFLADSIVRDFEHLRRTEFGGARWVTLGQSYGGFLTLTYLSLFPQGVIASFTTGGIPHVPADATDVYRHTFPRMAAKTKQFYERYPIDIERAAAVADILQSRKVALPNGDPLTVERFQCLGSDFGMKPSFERVHWILDQAFLDGDGSASTSAELSDEFLSSVMNATSSRPLYWPLQEFIYANGELETPICWAAQRVRGEHPEFAGDIRPLNFTGEAMFPWMFEQERALRPFKPTMDVLMEDTHFGTIYDADQLARNEVPLQAAVYFDDMYVDSGLQLDTLSRIGRSHYWTTNEFEHDGVHGSTVFRHLFNEALNRGDLAELF; encoded by the coding sequence ATGACGTTGCTGAGCGAATACTACGTGCCCGGATTGCATATTGAGGATCGTTCCATCAAGGTGCCGTTGGATTGGACGGGCCACGAGCCTGGTCATGGGTTCGATGGCGAATCGATCAGCCTGTTCTACCGTGTGGTCACCTCTCCCGAACATGTGCATGACGACCTGCCGCTGCTCGTGTTCCTGCAGGGTGGTCCCGGTGGTTCCGGTCCGCGTCCGCTCGGCCCAAGTTCCGATGGTTGGATCGAGGAGGCCATCAAGCATTTCCGCGTGGTGTTGCCGGATCAACGTGGTACGGGGCGTTCGTCTCGTGTCGATACGCATGTGATTGAGGGCATGGACGGTGACGGCAAGGCAGGTGCCGCGTTTTTGAAGCGTTTCCTCGCCGATTCGATCGTTCGTGACTTCGAGCATCTGCGTCGTACCGAATTCGGGGGCGCACGTTGGGTCACGCTTGGTCAAAGCTATGGCGGATTCCTGACGCTGACGTATCTTTCGCTGTTCCCGCAAGGAGTTATCGCTAGTTTCACCACGGGTGGCATTCCGCATGTTCCCGCCGATGCGACCGACGTGTACCGTCATACGTTCCCGCGCATGGCGGCAAAGACGAAGCAGTTCTACGAGCGTTACCCGATCGATATCGAACGTGCCGCGGCCGTCGCCGACATTCTGCAGTCGCGCAAGGTCGCATTGCCGAACGGCGATCCGCTCACGGTGGAACGTTTCCAATGCTTGGGATCCGATTTCGGCATGAAGCCAAGTTTCGAACGCGTGCATTGGATTCTTGACCAGGCATTCCTTGACGGCGACGGTTCGGCCTCGACCTCGGCGGAACTGTCTGACGAATTCCTGTCTTCCGTGATGAATGCGACTTCATCTCGCCCGCTGTATTGGCCGTTGCAGGAGTTCATCTACGCCAACGGTGAGCTGGAAACGCCGATTTGCTGGGCCGCCCAGCGCGTGCGCGGCGAGCATCCGGAATTCGCGGGTGACATTCGTCCGCTTAATTTCACCGGCGAGGCCATGTTCCCGTGGATGTTCGAGCAGGAACGTGCGTTGCGTCCGTTCAAACCAACCATGGACGTGCTTATGGAAGACACGCATTTCGGTACGATCTACGATGCCGACCAGTTGGCGCGCAATGAGGTTCCGCTGCAGGCTGCCGTCTATTTTGACGACATGTACGTAGATTCTGGATTGCAGCTCGACACGCTGTCTCGCATCGGTCGTTCACATTATTGGACTACCAATGAGTTTGAACATGACGGCGTGCATGGTTCAACAGTGTTCAGGCACCTGTTCAATGAAGCATTGAACCGCGGAGATTTGGCGGAGTTGTTCTGA
- the proC gene encoding pyrroline-5-carboxylate reductase — translation MANPTIGFIGYGNMAQAIAEGLVNAGTISGDDIVACAAHYDKLERNAAKLGAKAVHTAAQVAEAADVVVIAIKPYQIEAVISPIVDKLAQPNTIVVSIAAGWDLNKFHDLFGTSFEQAHIQCTIPNTPMAVGKGVLVAEIDNTLTQEQTETFENLFSSISLIERVDTAHMGIGMCIAGCAPAFTDMYIEALGDAGVKYGLQRATAYRLAAKMVEGVGALYLADEMHPGAMKDAVCSPGGTTIKGVASLEESAFRGAVIKAVDAIEA, via the coding sequence ATGGCCAATCCAACCATCGGATTCATCGGATACGGCAATATGGCGCAGGCGATCGCCGAAGGCCTGGTCAATGCCGGCACAATCAGCGGCGACGACATTGTGGCTTGTGCGGCACACTATGACAAGCTGGAACGTAACGCCGCCAAACTTGGTGCGAAAGCGGTGCATACCGCTGCACAAGTGGCCGAAGCTGCCGACGTGGTCGTTATCGCCATCAAACCGTATCAGATTGAAGCGGTGATCTCACCGATCGTTGACAAGCTGGCGCAGCCAAACACCATCGTCGTGTCCATTGCGGCAGGCTGGGATCTGAACAAATTCCATGACCTGTTCGGAACGTCTTTCGAACAGGCGCACATTCAATGCACCATTCCGAACACGCCGATGGCTGTCGGCAAAGGCGTGCTGGTCGCGGAAATCGACAACACGCTCACGCAGGAACAGACGGAAACCTTCGAAAACCTGTTTTCGTCAATCAGCCTGATCGAACGCGTGGACACCGCACACATGGGCATCGGCATGTGTATTGCCGGCTGTGCGCCGGCCTTCACCGACATGTACATCGAAGCATTGGGCGATGCCGGTGTGAAATATGGATTGCAGCGTGCCACCGCGTATCGTCTGGCCGCCAAAATGGTGGAAGGTGTGGGTGCGCTCTATTTGGCCGACGAAATGCATCCGGGTGCCATGAAAGACGCTGTCTGCTCTCCAGGGGGCACCACCATCAAGGGTGTCGCATCGTTGGAGGAAAGCGCGTTCCGTGGTGCCGTGATCAAAGCGGTCGACGCCATCGAAGCCTAA
- the ychF gene encoding redox-regulated ATPase YchF, producing the protein MSLTIGIVGLPNVGKSTMFNALTRNNVLAENYPFATIEPNTGIVPLPDDRLPVLAKLVHTEKIVPATVTFVDIAGIVKGASEGEGLGNKFLANIREADAICEVVRAFEDDDIVHVNGKVDPSDDIETINTELILADLQTIENALPKLEKDLRGKKIEPAYMEAVKQAKTILEAGETIDKAAREGRFDKDSVYDLHLMSAKPFIYVFNVDDAELQNKDMQAKLAASVAPAPAIFLNAQFEADLTELDEADAREMLADAGLEESGLDQLARVGYDTLGLSTFLTAGEKEVRAWQIHKGYTAPQAAGVIHTDFEKGFIKADIVSYDDFVAAEGSMVKIKEEGKLRQEGRDYVMQDGDIVEFKFNVSKK; encoded by the coding sequence ATGTCTCTTACTATCGGAATCGTCGGACTGCCGAACGTCGGCAAGTCCACCATGTTCAACGCATTGACCCGTAACAACGTTCTGGCGGAAAACTATCCGTTTGCCACCATCGAACCGAACACCGGCATCGTGCCATTGCCGGATGACCGTCTGCCAGTGCTTGCCAAGCTCGTGCACACGGAGAAGATCGTGCCGGCCACCGTCACCTTCGTCGACATCGCAGGCATCGTCAAGGGCGCTTCGGAAGGCGAAGGCCTGGGCAACAAGTTCCTCGCCAACATTCGCGAAGCCGACGCGATCTGCGAGGTCGTGCGTGCCTTCGAAGACGATGATATCGTGCATGTCAACGGCAAGGTCGATCCGTCCGACGACATTGAAACCATCAACACCGAGCTGATCCTCGCCGATCTGCAGACCATCGAGAACGCGCTGCCGAAGTTGGAGAAGGATTTGCGCGGCAAGAAGATCGAACCGGCCTACATGGAGGCCGTCAAGCAGGCGAAGACCATTCTTGAAGCCGGCGAAACCATTGATAAGGCGGCTCGCGAAGGTCGTTTCGACAAGGACTCCGTCTACGATCTGCACTTGATGAGCGCCAAGCCGTTCATCTACGTGTTCAACGTGGACGATGCCGAACTGCAGAACAAAGACATGCAGGCCAAGCTCGCCGCATCCGTGGCTCCGGCTCCGGCCATTTTCCTCAACGCGCAGTTTGAAGCCGACCTGACCGAACTCGACGAGGCTGACGCTCGCGAGATGCTTGCGGACGCAGGTCTTGAGGAGTCCGGATTGGATCAGTTGGCGCGAGTCGGCTACGATACGCTCGGCCTTTCCACCTTCCTCACTGCAGGCGAGAAGGAAGTGCGCGCATGGCAGATCCACAAGGGCTATACCGCGCCGCAGGCTGCCGGCGTGATTCATACGGACTTCGAAAAAGGCTTCATCAAGGCCGACATCGTCTCCTACGACGATTTCGTGGCTGCCGAAGGCTCCATGGTCAAGATCAAGGAGGAAGGCAAGCTACGCCAGGAAGGCCGCGACTACGTGATGCAGGACGGCGATATCGTCGAATTTAAATTCAACGTCTCCAAAAAGTAA
- a CDS encoding MDR family MFS transporter, whose protein sequence is MTSQKTAEFGSAASSVKPIDSHARFIVVGVIVVGSFIALLNQTVMSPALPALMRDFNITTGTVQWVTSVYMLVSGIMVPISGYLIDKFSTRKLFAGALATFMVGTLLCAVAPNFMLLLVGRILQSAGSGVLLPLVAVVPMLVYPPDKRGTAMGMAGIVMAAGPAIGPVVGGLVIDSFGWRPMFIGIAVVALVILVGGTMMLKNVGELKNPKLNILSVILSTIAFGGLLYGFSSASTMGWTSPVVIISIVVGLVAFVAFVYKQVKLDEPLLRVDTLATRNFRNSAILVTLINAAVAATNVTLPIFIQNVLGQSATVTGMVMLPAAAVGIILSPVAGAAFDKFGPRGVGIGGLALMTISLGLLGTINTRTSVLFVAVFCALQASGQAIANMPINTWGVNALPNDMIAHGNAIANTGRQIAAAIATSLLVTAETSVTASHMSQGVKSATASGIAFSYLLCAAISLVALIICIFTVTSRAKEKAARNAKAYEAQASAEVAVETTEGQPAEHHYAGAYVAPAASLFKQAQEQSIGGIMDDQPYSCLDSDDITHVVREFIRLNVSSLPVVNGDGRLVGFVSDGDVMKSIATYESRTVPTGTGSTMVVFDDETVASKVQALSGKKVMDIATRKVVAATPDQHVGEVARILAKKQFKKLPVVDGDGRLVGVIRRKSVMEHAFDALFPKDDR, encoded by the coding sequence GTGACCTCACAGAAGACCGCGGAATTCGGGTCCGCCGCCAGTTCCGTAAAGCCTATTGATTCGCACGCCCGATTCATCGTCGTGGGCGTGATCGTCGTCGGCTCGTTCATCGCGCTGCTCAACCAGACCGTCATGTCACCGGCCTTGCCGGCACTGATGCGTGATTTCAATATCACCACCGGCACCGTGCAGTGGGTGACCAGCGTCTACATGCTGGTCTCGGGCATCATGGTGCCGATTTCAGGCTATCTGATTGATAAATTCTCCACCCGAAAGCTCTTCGCCGGAGCTCTTGCCACTTTCATGGTCGGCACACTGCTGTGTGCCGTCGCGCCGAATTTCATGCTGTTGCTCGTCGGACGCATACTGCAATCCGCCGGCTCCGGCGTGCTGTTGCCATTGGTCGCCGTAGTGCCGATGCTCGTCTATCCGCCGGATAAGCGCGGCACCGCCATGGGCATGGCCGGTATCGTCATGGCCGCCGGCCCGGCTATCGGCCCGGTTGTCGGTGGTCTGGTGATTGACAGTTTCGGATGGCGCCCGATGTTCATTGGCATCGCAGTTGTGGCACTGGTCATCCTTGTCGGAGGCACGATGATGCTCAAGAACGTCGGCGAGTTGAAGAACCCAAAGCTCAACATCCTGTCCGTGATCCTTTCGACCATCGCGTTCGGTGGCCTGCTCTATGGCTTCTCGTCTGCTTCCACGATGGGATGGACCAGTCCGGTCGTCATTATTTCAATCGTCGTTGGTCTTGTGGCCTTCGTCGCATTCGTATACAAGCAAGTCAAGCTCGATGAGCCATTGTTGCGCGTTGACACCCTTGCCACCCGCAACTTCCGCAACTCCGCGATTCTGGTCACTCTGATTAACGCCGCAGTCGCCGCAACCAACGTGACGTTGCCTATCTTCATCCAGAATGTACTCGGCCAATCCGCCACCGTCACCGGCATGGTCATGCTGCCTGCCGCGGCGGTCGGCATCATCCTGAGTCCGGTCGCCGGTGCCGCATTCGACAAATTCGGCCCGCGCGGCGTGGGCATCGGCGGCCTTGCGCTCATGACCATCTCTCTTGGTCTTCTCGGCACCATCAACACCAGGACATCAGTGCTGTTTGTCGCCGTGTTCTGCGCATTGCAGGCATCCGGTCAGGCTATCGCCAACATGCCGATCAACACTTGGGGCGTCAACGCTTTGCCGAACGACATGATCGCCCATGGCAACGCCATCGCCAACACCGGCCGCCAGATCGCGGCAGCCATTGCGACCTCGCTTCTGGTCACCGCAGAAACATCCGTGACCGCCTCGCACATGTCCCAGGGTGTGAAGTCCGCCACGGCCAGCGGCATCGCGTTCTCCTACCTGCTGTGCGCCGCCATCTCGCTGGTCGCCCTGATCATCTGCATCTTCACCGTCACCAGCCGTGCCAAGGAGAAGGCCGCACGCAACGCCAAGGCCTACGAGGCGCAAGCCTCCGCCGAAGTCGCGGTCGAAACCACTGAAGGCCAGCCCGCCGAGCATCACTACGCCGGCGCATACGTGGCCCCCGCCGCCTCCCTGTTCAAGCAGGCCCAGGAACAGTCCATCGGCGGGATCATGGACGATCAGCCCTACAGCTGCCTGGACAGCGATGACATCACGCATGTGGTGCGCGAGTTCATCCGCCTCAACGTCTCCAGCCTTCCCGTGGTGAACGGCGATGGCAGGCTCGTCGGCTTCGTCAGCGACGGCGATGTCATGAAATCGATTGCCACCTATGAATCCCGTACGGTTCCCACCGGCACCGGTTCGACGATGGTGGTGTTCGACGACGAAACCGTGGCCTCCAAGGTGCAGGCGCTCTCCGGCAAGAAGGTGATGGACATCGCCACGCGTAAGGTCGTTGCCGCCACGCCCGACCAGCATGTTGGAGAGGTGGCCCGAATCCTCGCCAAGAAGCAGTTCAAGAAACTGCCGGTGGTGGATGGTGATGGCAGACTCGTCGGTGTGATCCGCCGTAAGTCCGTGATGGAACATGCCTTCGACGCGCTGTTCCCAAAGGATGATCGGTGA
- a CDS encoding YeiH family protein, whose translation MVFVGIVTLAASLVASWLKQFPGFSLFGALIIALLIGMAAQFPIRKWYSSRSVEHRSGVKDAAGLISNKLLRLGIILLGFKLNLTVLFTQGIKCLPIAAVVVTLTIVVCYAIARKFGVDPQLAILVAGGTGICGAAAVMGLSGSIKVPPEKEDEKANNEVMAVAIIAIMGTIFALLEITLGPLTGLSKTQLGITAGASLHEIAHAVAAGDAFGAVDIATIMKLSRVLMLVFAAIVIAVWWDKNHSEMPADGKRKVSFPWFMLGFIGASIIGTFVPFIGAIAPNLVDFAYIVLGMAMAALGINVNFSAIAKKGQKAFLASFITSVLLMCFAAGVSALFF comes from the coding sequence ATGGTTTTCGTCGGCATCGTCACTTTGGCCGCCTCACTAGTGGCTTCGTGGCTTAAACAGTTTCCGGGATTCAGTCTGTTCGGCGCGCTGATCATCGCATTGCTCATCGGCATGGCGGCCCAGTTTCCGATTCGCAAATGGTATTCCAGCCGTTCCGTGGAACACAGGTCCGGCGTGAAGGACGCAGCAGGACTTATTTCCAATAAACTGTTGCGTCTGGGAATCATTCTGCTCGGATTCAAGCTCAATCTGACCGTATTGTTCACCCAAGGCATCAAGTGTCTGCCCATCGCGGCCGTGGTCGTGACACTCACCATCGTGGTGTGCTACGCCATCGCCCGCAAATTTGGCGTCGACCCGCAACTCGCCATTCTGGTGGCGGGCGGCACCGGCATTTGCGGTGCGGCCGCCGTCATGGGATTGTCTGGCTCCATCAAAGTACCGCCGGAAAAAGAGGATGAAAAAGCCAACAACGAAGTGATGGCCGTGGCCATCATCGCCATCATGGGCACCATCTTCGCGTTACTGGAAATCACCCTTGGACCATTGACCGGTTTGAGTAAGACACAGCTGGGCATTACCGCCGGAGCTTCCTTGCACGAAATCGCCCATGCCGTGGCGGCCGGCGACGCGTTCGGCGCGGTGGACATCGCAACCATCATGAAACTGTCGCGAGTACTGATGCTGGTGTTCGCAGCCATCGTCATCGCCGTTTGGTGGGATAAAAACCATTCCGAAATGCCAGCGGACGGTAAACGCAAAGTGTCGTTCCCATGGTTCATGCTCGGTTTCATCGGCGCTTCCATCATCGGCACGTTCGTGCCGTTCATCGGTGCCATCGCACCGAATCTGGTCGATTTCGCGTACATCGTGCTCGGCATGGCCATGGCCGCGCTTGGCATCAACGTGAATTTCAGCGCCATCGCCAAGAAGGGACAGAAGGCGTTCCTCGCCAGTTTCATCACGTCCGTGCTGCTGATGTGCTTTGCGGCCGGAGTCTCAGCGCTGTTCTTCTAA
- a CDS encoding Na+/H+ antiporter NhaC family protein, translated as MAELITMALFCGALIVCIIAGISIIPALLAGVVIFLAHGRLTGHTFTAMISKGFATMRAASIVVVTFVLIGLLTTLWRAAGTVSFIVTNTAGLVHPHVVVLLTFLLNCLMSLLTGSSFASAATMGVITMTLGTSMQVPPVFLGGAILSGIYFGDRCSPVSTSAQLVKTLTRTNIFDNIRLMLKTAVVPFVLTCAVYATLALCTHPSNSSIDIAGLFSNAFDLDWVTVLPAVVLVALAIARVDVRITMTASILTALPICVAVQHMDWTAIGHALVFGFHCADARVAPLIDGGGIVSMVKVMLIVCISSSYSGIFQETELLDGAHRMVASLARHISVFGATLVTSLVASAVACNQTLSIMLTNQLCDHLESDEHRKAINLEDTAVVVAPLIPWSIAGAVPLASVGAPTSSLTLAVFLYLLPIAHWISVSLARR; from the coding sequence ATGGCCGAGCTCATCACAATGGCGTTGTTCTGTGGTGCGTTGATCGTCTGCATTATCGCCGGCATTTCCATTATTCCGGCGTTGTTGGCCGGCGTGGTGATCTTCCTAGCTCATGGGCGTCTTACCGGGCATACGTTCACCGCCATGATTTCCAAAGGTTTCGCGACCATGCGTGCCGCCAGCATCGTGGTAGTAACGTTCGTTCTGATCGGCCTGCTGACCACCCTGTGGCGCGCCGCAGGCACTGTGTCGTTTATTGTGACGAATACGGCAGGTCTGGTGCATCCTCATGTGGTGGTCCTACTCACGTTCCTACTCAACTGTCTGATGTCTCTGCTGACCGGATCATCGTTCGCTTCGGCCGCGACGATGGGTGTGATCACGATGACGTTGGGCACTTCCATGCAGGTTCCACCGGTGTTCCTCGGTGGAGCGATACTGTCCGGCATCTATTTCGGCGACCGCTGCTCCCCCGTATCCACCAGCGCCCAATTGGTCAAAACGCTGACGCGCACGAACATTTTCGACAATATCCGACTGATGTTGAAAACCGCCGTGGTACCGTTCGTGCTGACGTGCGCAGTGTATGCGACATTGGCGCTGTGCACGCATCCTTCCAACAGCTCCATTGACATTGCCGGACTGTTTTCCAACGCGTTCGATCTTGATTGGGTCACCGTCCTGCCCGCAGTGGTGTTGGTCGCGCTGGCGATCGCCAGGGTTGACGTGCGCATCACCATGACCGCCAGCATACTGACTGCATTGCCGATTTGCGTTGCAGTGCAACATATGGATTGGACCGCGATTGGCCACGCACTGGTATTCGGATTCCACTGTGCTGACGCGCGCGTCGCACCGCTGATCGATGGTGGCGGAATCGTTTCAATGGTCAAAGTGATGCTAATCGTATGCATTTCATCGTCATATTCCGGCATTTTCCAAGAGACGGAACTGCTGGATGGCGCGCATCGGATGGTCGCATCGCTTGCCCGGCATATCAGCGTATTCGGCGCCACGCTGGTAACGTCTCTCGTGGCGAGTGCCGTCGCCTGCAATCAAACGTTGTCGATCATGCTGACAAATCAGCTATGCGACCATCTGGAGTCCGACGAGCATCGCAAGGCCATCAATCTGGAGGATACCGCCGTGGTGGTGGCTCCGCTGATTCCATGGTCCATCGCCGGAGCGGTGCCGCTCGCTTCGGTGGGAGCGCCCACGTCCAGTCTGACATTGGCAGTGTTCCTGTACCTGCTGCCGATCGCGCATTGGATTTCAGTATCGTTGGCACGGCGCTGA
- a CDS encoding DUF362 domain-containing protein, producing MADFEARKLDELDHRTDDASAPEVFFTSVITPESLIRAYHALGRKPQGNVAIKIHSGESEKSNNLNPALVKDLVQEIGGTLVECATAYDGNRGTPEKSLAVFKERGYADIAPIQIMDMGGEIEIPVAKHRHIAYDIVGKHIDDYDSIFVLSHFKGHPMGGFGGALKNVSIGIASSNGKRWIHSAGVATDHWVETDQDDFLESMAEANEAVISHMHGNMMYLNVMNRLSVDCDCLPIPSEPDMHDIGVLSSLDPVALDQACVDLIHVAPDGASVTERIASRHGEHTLEYAEELGIGSRSYRLTVLD from the coding sequence ATGGCTGATTTCGAAGCAAGGAAGCTGGACGAATTGGATCATCGCACTGATGATGCCTCCGCGCCCGAAGTGTTCTTCACATCTGTGATCACGCCGGAAAGCCTGATTAGAGCCTATCATGCGCTCGGACGCAAGCCTCAAGGCAACGTGGCCATTAAAATCCATTCCGGCGAATCGGAGAAATCCAATAACCTCAATCCGGCGCTCGTCAAGGATCTCGTGCAGGAGATCGGCGGCACGCTCGTCGAATGTGCGACCGCATACGATGGCAATCGCGGAACGCCTGAGAAAAGCCTTGCCGTGTTCAAGGAACGTGGATACGCGGATATCGCACCGATCCAAATCATGGACATGGGCGGTGAAATCGAAATTCCGGTAGCCAAGCACCGTCATATCGCCTATGACATCGTCGGCAAGCATATCGACGACTATGATTCCATTTTCGTGCTCTCGCATTTCAAGGGGCATCCGATGGGCGGCTTCGGTGGCGCGCTCAAAAACGTGTCCATCGGCATCGCATCGTCGAACGGCAAACGCTGGATCCATTCCGCGGGCGTGGCCACCGACCACTGGGTGGAAACCGACCAAGATGACTTCCTCGAATCGATGGCCGAAGCCAACGAAGCAGTGATCAGCCACATGCATGGCAACATGATGTATCTGAACGTCATGAACCGCCTGTCCGTGGACTGCGACTGCTTACCCATCCCATCCGAACCAGACATGCACGATATCGGCGTGTTGTCATCGCTTGACCCGGTGGCGCTCGATCAGGCATGCGTGGACCTTATCCACGTTGCCCCCGACGGAGCTTCCGTCACCGAACGCATCGCATCCCGCCACGGCGAACACACGCTCGAATACGCCGAAGAACTCGGCATCGGCTCACGCTCGTACCGTCTGACCGTGCTCGACTGA
- a CDS encoding uridine kinase family protein, with amino-acid sequence MTTKPAGTGGVVSAHIEALLAERDHVLVAIDGPCASGKTMLAATVNKRFGGNVLHMDDFFLRPEQRTPERFAQPGGNVDRERFETEVLAPLFAGKTVQYRPWDCHSGDFAVSRTVEPARLTIVEGSYSMHPDLRGYYDCMICLAITPAEQLRRLEQRNPRMLRRFVDEWIPLENRYFEETGTESAADMIVDTALPDNV; translated from the coding sequence ATGACCACGAAACCGGCGGGAACAGGCGGTGTCGTAAGCGCCCATATTGAAGCGCTGCTTGCCGAACGCGACCATGTGCTCGTTGCGATAGACGGGCCATGCGCATCCGGCAAAACCATGCTCGCCGCAACCGTCAACAAGCGTTTCGGCGGCAACGTGCTGCATATGGACGATTTTTTTCTACGTCCCGAGCAGCGCACGCCGGAACGATTCGCGCAACCCGGCGGGAACGTGGACCGCGAACGGTTCGAAACGGAAGTATTGGCTCCGCTTTTCGCCGGAAAAACCGTGCAATACCGTCCATGGGATTGTCATTCGGGCGATTTCGCGGTCTCTCGTACCGTCGAACCGGCTCGGTTGACCATCGTGGAAGGCAGCTACAGCATGCATCCCGATCTGCGCGGGTACTACGATTGCATGATCTGTCTTGCGATTACGCCTGCTGAGCAACTGCGTCGGCTCGAGCAACGTAATCCGCGCATGCTGCGACGTTTCGTCGACGAGTGGATTCCGTTGGAAAACCGTTATTTCGAAGAGACCGGAACCGAATCGGCTGCCGACATGATCGTCGACACTGCATTGCCGGATAACGTATGA
- a CDS encoding ECF transporter S component encodes MSDSATMSVRALHRTDLPKLSLSTKAAATVLAIVAAVALPQLFHVIGAVSGQGTMLGVAFLPMHLPIIFVGLIAGPAVGAIAGAAAPLASFLLSGMPMLAMLPLMMVELCAYGLVAGLLREVKLPSLAKVVIAQLAGRVVLTAATAIAVFAFGSSKAVAATWTSDLAAGLPGLALQWALIPLAAYWTESLIAKRNH; translated from the coding sequence ATGTCTGATTCTGCAACTATGTCCGTGCGCGCTTTGCATCGTACCGACCTGCCGAAGCTGAGCCTGAGCACCAAAGCCGCGGCCACCGTGTTGGCCATTGTGGCCGCGGTCGCATTGCCGCAGCTGTTCCATGTCATCGGTGCCGTTTCCGGGCAGGGCACCATGCTTGGCGTAGCGTTTCTGCCGATGCATCTGCCGATCATCTTTGTCGGCCTGATTGCCGGTCCTGCCGTCGGCGCCATCGCCGGAGCTGCCGCGCCGCTCGCCAGCTTCCTGCTGTCCGGCATGCCGATGCTGGCGATGCTGCCGCTGATGATGGTGGAATTGTGCGCGTATGGTCTTGTGGCCGGTCTGCTGCGCGAAGTCAAGCTGCCGAGTCTTGCGAAGGTGGTCATCGCCCAGCTGGCCGGCCGTGTGGTGCTGACCGCGGCCACTGCGATCGCTGTGTTCGCGTTCGGCTCAAGCAAGGCGGTCGCCGCAACATGGACGAGCGACTTGGCCGCCGGTCTGCCGGGACTCGCCTTGCAGTGGGCGCTGATCCCGCTCGCCGCCTACTGGACCGAGTCGCTGATTGCCAAGCGCAATCACTGA
- a CDS encoding sulfite exporter TauE/SafE family protein codes for MIAGVSITTLLLVLAAGIGAGFVGYAVGASSLISYPALLAFGIPPVLSNTTNTVGVCGTGIGGLLSARRELRGQGVRVAVYACIGLAGGIIGGLLLLELPAKVFEFAVPPLILFSAVIIALNPRKKAAARDAVAQALPQSHQGERAARIASKTASGTLRNDPWWLWVGVSFVGIYSGYFGAAAGTLALAILDLGKIGPFHQINALKTVVGFGANISAAVMFIIRGSVDWPFAIMMCLGCTIGSAIAPPVTRHIPENIMRAAAVLTGIILAVKLGWSTYL; via the coding sequence ATGATCGCGGGAGTGTCCATCACCACATTGCTGCTGGTGCTCGCAGCTGGCATCGGGGCGGGATTCGTTGGATACGCGGTCGGCGCATCCTCGCTGATATCCTATCCGGCGTTGCTGGCGTTCGGCATTCCGCCTGTGCTATCCAACACCACGAACACGGTGGGTGTGTGCGGTACGGGCATCGGCGGACTGCTTTCCGCCCGCAGGGAGCTCAGAGGCCAAGGCGTGCGCGTGGCCGTCTACGCCTGCATCGGACTGGCCGGCGGCATTATCGGCGGACTGTTATTGCTGGAACTGCCGGCGAAGGTCTTCGAATTCGCGGTGCCGCCGCTTATCCTGTTCAGCGCGGTCATCATCGCACTCAATCCACGGAAGAAGGCGGCCGCGCGCGACGCCGTGGCGCAGGCGCTGCCGCAATCGCATCAAGGCGAACGAGCCGCGCGGATCGCCAGCAAAACCGCAAGCGGCACGTTGCGCAACGATCCGTGGTGGCTGTGGGTCGGCGTGAGTTTCGTCGGCATTTATTCCGGATATTTCGGTGCCGCCGCAGGTACGCTTGCCTTGGCGATCCTAGATTTGGGTAAGATCGGCCCGTTCCACCAGATCAACGCGCTGAAGACGGTAGTCGGGTTCGGTGCGAACATTTCTGCAGCAGTCATGTTCATCATCCGTGGTTCCGTCGATTGGCCGTTCGCCATCATGATGTGCCTCGGTTGCACGATCGGCAGTGCGATCGCACCACCCGTCACCCGCCATATTCCGGAGAACATCATGCGCGCCGCCGCTGTGCTCACCGGCATCATCCTCGCCGTCAAGCTCGGCTGGAGCACCTACCTGTGA